The Streptomyces sp. NBC_01689 genome includes a window with the following:
- a CDS encoding IucA/IucC family protein, with product MTLSDAVSHLSPERWERANRLLLRKAFAEFAHERLITPEPVGEGRYTVHSDDGLTRYGFTATVRRLDHWQIDADSLTRHRDGTELPLAAMDFFIELRKSLGLSDEVLPVYLEEISSTLSGTCFKLTKPQVTSAELAGAGFQAIETGMTEGHPCFVANNGRLGFGVHEYLSYAPETASPVRLVWLAAHRSRAAFTAGVGISYETFLREELGEPALTRFAATLTGQGLDPEDYLLIPVHPWQWWNKLSVTFAAEVARRHLVCLGEGDDEYLAQQSIRTFFNTSRPGKHYVKTALSVLNMGFMRGLSAAYMEATPAINDWLAQLVESDPVLRSTGLSIIRERAAVGYRHLEYEAATDRYSPYRKMLAALWRESPVACLQEGETLATMASLVHVDHEGASFAGALVERSGLTPVEWLRGYLRAYLTPLLHSFYAYDLVYMPHGENVILVLKDGVVQRAVFKDIAEEIAVMDPQAVLPPAVERIRVEVPEDQKLLSIFTDVFDCFFRFLAANLAADGVLEEDVFWRTVAESVRAYQDATPELAERFAQYDLFAPEFALSCLNRLQLRDNRQMVDLTDPSAALQLVGTLRNPIAGL from the coding sequence ATGACCCTGTCCGACGCCGTGTCCCACCTCTCCCCCGAACGCTGGGAGCGCGCCAACCGCCTGCTGCTGCGCAAGGCGTTCGCCGAGTTCGCGCACGAGCGGCTGATCACACCCGAGCCCGTCGGGGAGGGCCGTTACACCGTCCACAGCGACGACGGCCTGACCCGTTACGGGTTCACCGCGACCGTCCGCCGTCTCGACCACTGGCAGATCGACGCCGACTCGCTCACCCGTCATCGTGACGGGACCGAACTCCCGCTCGCCGCAATGGACTTCTTCATCGAGCTGAGGAAGTCGCTCGGCCTGAGCGACGAGGTCCTGCCGGTCTACCTGGAGGAGATCTCCTCCACCCTCTCGGGCACCTGCTTCAAGCTCACGAAACCGCAGGTCACCTCCGCCGAGCTCGCCGGGGCGGGGTTCCAGGCGATCGAGACGGGCATGACCGAGGGCCACCCCTGCTTCGTCGCCAACAACGGACGGCTCGGCTTCGGCGTCCACGAGTACCTCTCCTACGCGCCCGAGACCGCGAGTCCGGTCCGGCTGGTGTGGCTGGCCGCCCACCGCTCCCGTGCCGCGTTCACCGCGGGGGTGGGCATCTCGTACGAGACCTTCCTGCGCGAGGAGCTCGGCGAGCCGGCGCTGACACGGTTCGCCGCCACCCTCACCGGCCAGGGGCTCGACCCGGAGGACTACCTCCTGATCCCCGTCCACCCCTGGCAGTGGTGGAACAAGCTCTCGGTGACCTTCGCGGCCGAGGTCGCCCGGCGTCACCTGGTCTGCCTGGGCGAGGGGGACGACGAGTATCTGGCCCAGCAGTCGATCCGGACGTTCTTCAACACGTCCCGTCCTGGGAAGCACTATGTGAAGACCGCGCTGTCGGTCCTCAACATGGGGTTCATGCGCGGGCTCTCGGCCGCGTACATGGAGGCGACCCCGGCGATCAACGACTGGCTGGCCCAGCTCGTCGAGAGCGACCCGGTGCTCAGGTCCACCGGCCTGTCGATCATCCGCGAACGGGCCGCGGTCGGCTACCGGCACCTGGAGTACGAGGCCGCCACCGACCGCTACTCCCCGTACCGCAAGATGCTCGCCGCCCTCTGGCGGGAGAGCCCCGTGGCCTGCCTCCAGGAGGGCGAGACCCTGGCGACGATGGCCTCCCTGGTCCATGTCGACCACGAGGGCGCCTCCTTCGCGGGCGCGCTCGTCGAGCGGTCGGGGCTGACCCCGGTGGAGTGGCTGCGCGGCTATCTGCGCGCCTACCTCACCCCCTTGCTGCACAGCTTCTACGCCTACGACCTCGTCTACATGCCGCACGGCGAGAACGTCATCCTGGTCCTCAAGGACGGTGTCGTGCAGCGCGCGGTCTTCAAGGACATCGCGGAGGAGATCGCCGTCATGGACCCGCAGGCGGTACTGCCGCCGGCGGTCGAGCGCATCCGTGTGGAGGTCCCCGAGGACCAGAAGCTCCTGTCGATCTTCACCGACGTCTTCGACTGCTTCTTCCGCTTCCTGGCGGCGAACCTCGCGGCCGACGGCGTCCTGGAGGAGGACGTCTTCTGGCGGACCGTCGCCGAGTCGGTGCGCGCCTACCAGGACGCGACGCCCGAACTCGCCGAGCGGTTCGCGCAGTACGACCTGTTCGCGCCCGAGTTCGCGCTGTCCTGCCTCAACCGGCTGCAGCTGCGGGACAACCGTCAGATGGTCGACCTGACCGATCCGTCCGCCGCCCTGCAGCTGGTCGGCACGCTGAGGAACCCGATCGCGGGCCTCTGA
- a CDS encoding GNAT family N-acetyltransferase has translation MSRTGIGVLTVRPLDPVQDSGLLHGWVTHPKSAFWMMQGAKLHDVEREYMAVAAAEHHHAHLGLHDGEPVFLMESYDPRHVELVGLYEPEPGDVGMHFLVAPTDTPVHGFTRAVITTVMRHLFADPATRRVVVEPDVRNTAVHALNEAVGFVAEREIQKPEKRALLSFCTRERFEAAVGAAV, from the coding sequence ATGAGCCGCACCGGCATAGGTGTCCTCACCGTCCGCCCGCTCGACCCCGTCCAGGACTCCGGGCTGCTGCACGGCTGGGTGACGCACCCCAAGTCGGCGTTCTGGATGATGCAGGGCGCGAAACTGCACGACGTGGAGCGCGAGTACATGGCCGTCGCGGCCGCGGAGCACCACCACGCCCACCTCGGGCTGCACGACGGCGAGCCCGTGTTCCTGATGGAGAGCTACGACCCGCGCCACGTCGAACTCGTCGGCCTCTACGAGCCCGAGCCCGGCGACGTCGGCATGCACTTCCTGGTCGCGCCGACCGACACACCCGTGCACGGTTTCACCCGGGCCGTGATCACCACGGTGATGAGGCACCTGTTCGCCGACCCGGCGACCCGGCGCGTCGTCGTGGAGCCCGACGTGCGCAACACGGCCGTGCACGCGCTCAACGAGGCCGTCGGCTTCGTGGCCGAGCGGGAGATCCAGAAGCCCGAGAAGCGCGCGCTGCTGAGCTTCTGCACCCGGGAGCGGTTCGAGGCAGCCGTAGGAGCAGCCGTATGA
- a CDS encoding lysine N(6)-hydroxylase/L-ornithine N(5)-oxygenase family protein produces the protein MTALPESVEGTEKTYDFVGIGLGPFNLGLACLTEPIAELDGVFLESKPDFEWHSGMFLEGAHLQTPFMSDLVTLADPTSPFSFLNYLKESGRLYAFYIRENFYPLRVEYDDYCRWAASKLSSVRFSTTVAEVTYEESAGVYAVRTGAGDTYRARHLVLGTGTPPYLPEACADLGGDFIHNSRYLTHKKELQTKESITLVGSGQSAAEIFYDLLSEIDVHGYRLNWVTRSPRFFPLEYTKLTLEMTSPEYIDYFHALPEQTRYRLQTEQKGLFKGIDGELIDAIFDLLYQKNLGGPVPARLLTNSSLNSVRHDEGGYTLGLRQEEQGKDYELSSEGLILATGYKYVEPAFLAPVRDRLRYDGHGNFDVARNYAVDTTGRGVFLQNAGVHTHSITSPDLGMGAYRNASIIRELLGTEYYPVEKSIAFQEFAV, from the coding sequence TTGACCGCGCTTCCTGAATCCGTCGAAGGCACCGAGAAGACATACGACTTCGTAGGGATCGGTCTCGGCCCCTTCAACCTCGGCCTCGCCTGCCTGACCGAGCCGATCGCCGAACTGGACGGCGTCTTCCTGGAGTCCAAGCCGGACTTCGAGTGGCACTCCGGGATGTTCCTGGAGGGCGCGCACCTGCAGACCCCCTTCATGTCCGACCTGGTGACCCTCGCCGACCCGACCTCCCCGTTCTCCTTCCTCAACTACCTGAAGGAATCGGGCCGTCTGTACGCGTTCTACATCCGGGAGAACTTCTACCCGCTGCGGGTCGAGTACGACGACTACTGCCGCTGGGCCGCGTCGAAACTCTCCAGCGTCCGCTTCTCCACCACGGTCGCCGAGGTCACGTACGAGGAGTCGGCCGGGGTCTACGCCGTACGGACCGGGGCCGGTGACACCTACCGCGCCCGCCACCTGGTCCTGGGCACCGGCACGCCGCCGTACCTCCCCGAGGCCTGCGCTGACCTCGGCGGCGACTTCATCCACAACTCCCGCTACCTGACGCACAAGAAGGAGCTGCAGACCAAGGAGTCGATCACGCTGGTCGGCAGCGGGCAGTCCGCCGCCGAGATCTTCTACGACCTGCTCAGCGAGATCGACGTCCACGGCTACCGGCTGAACTGGGTCACGCGCTCGCCCCGTTTCTTCCCGCTCGAATACACCAAGCTCACCCTGGAGATGACCTCCCCGGAGTACATCGACTACTTCCACGCACTGCCCGAGCAGACCCGCTACCGCCTGCAGACGGAGCAGAAGGGCCTCTTCAAGGGCATCGACGGCGAGCTGATCGACGCGATCTTCGACCTGCTGTACCAGAAGAACCTCGGCGGTCCCGTCCCCGCCCGTCTGCTCACCAACTCGTCCCTGAACAGCGTGCGGCACGACGAGGGCGGCTACACCCTCGGCCTGCGCCAGGAGGAGCAGGGCAAGGACTACGAGCTGAGCTCCGAGGGCCTGATCCTCGCGACCGGCTACAAGTACGTCGAGCCCGCCTTCCTGGCGCCGGTCCGCGACCGGCTGCGCTACGACGGCCACGGCAACTTCGACGTGGCCCGCAACTACGCCGTCGACACCACAGGGCGGGGTGTCTTCCTGCAGAACGCCGGCGTGCACACCCACAGCATCACCAGCCCCGACCTGGGCATGGGCGCCTACCGCAACGCGTCCATCATCCGTGAGCTGCTCGGCACCGAGTACTACCCGGTCGAGAAGTCGATCGCGTTCCAGGAGTTCGCCGTATGA
- the desA gene encoding lysine decarboxylase DesA gives MRSHLLNDTTAERYRRSVTEGIERVAAKLATTDRPFTGVSVDALAPRIDRIDLDRPLHDTSAVLDELEEVYLRDAVYFHHPRYLAHLNCPVVIPAVLGEAVLSAVNSSLDTWDQSAGGTLIERRLIDWTNGRIGLGPAADGVFTSGGSQSNLQALLLAREEAKTDDLARLRVFASEAGHFSVKKSAKLLGLGADSVVTIPVDHDKRLQTLALARELERCRAEGLVPMAVVATAGTTDFGSIDPLPGIAELCARYGTWMHVDAAYGCGLLTSLKNRDRIDGIERADSVTVDYHKSFFQPVSSSAVLVRDGATLRHATYHAEYLNPRRTVEERIPNQVDKSLQTTRRFDALKLWMTLRVMGADGIGELFDEVCDLAREGWRLLAADPRFDVVVEPSLSTLVFRFVPAAVTGPAEIDRANLYARKALFASGDAVVAGTKVGGRHYLKFTLLNPETTADDIAAVLDLIAGHAEQYLGDSLDRAS, from the coding sequence ATGCGCTCGCACCTGCTCAATGACACGACCGCGGAGCGGTACCGCCGCTCCGTGACCGAAGGAATCGAGCGGGTGGCGGCCAAACTCGCCACCACCGACCGTCCGTTCACGGGTGTCTCCGTCGACGCCCTCGCACCCCGCATCGACCGGATCGACCTGGACCGCCCGCTGCACGACACGAGCGCGGTCCTGGACGAACTGGAGGAGGTCTACCTCCGGGACGCCGTCTACTTCCACCACCCGCGCTATCTGGCCCACCTCAACTGCCCGGTCGTCATCCCGGCCGTGCTCGGCGAGGCCGTGCTCTCCGCCGTCAACTCCTCCCTGGACACCTGGGACCAGTCGGCCGGCGGCACGCTCATCGAGCGCAGGCTCATCGACTGGACCAACGGGCGCATCGGCCTCGGGCCCGCCGCGGACGGCGTGTTCACCAGCGGCGGCAGCCAGTCCAACCTGCAGGCCCTGCTGCTCGCCCGGGAGGAGGCCAAGACCGACGACCTCGCCCGGCTGCGTGTCTTCGCCTCCGAAGCCGGCCACTTCAGCGTCAAGAAGTCCGCGAAACTCCTCGGCCTCGGCGCCGACTCCGTCGTGACGATCCCCGTCGACCACGACAAGCGCCTGCAGACGCTCGCGCTCGCCCGCGAACTGGAGCGCTGCCGTGCCGAGGGCCTGGTCCCGATGGCCGTCGTCGCGACCGCGGGCACCACCGACTTCGGCTCCATCGACCCGCTGCCCGGGATCGCCGAACTGTGCGCCCGGTACGGGACCTGGATGCACGTCGACGCGGCCTACGGCTGCGGACTGCTCACCTCCCTGAAGAACCGGGACCGCATCGACGGCATCGAGCGGGCCGACTCCGTCACCGTCGACTACCACAAGTCCTTCTTCCAGCCGGTGAGTTCGTCCGCCGTGCTGGTGCGCGACGGCGCGACGCTGCGCCACGCCACGTACCACGCGGAGTACCTGAACCCGCGTCGCACGGTTGAGGAGCGCATCCCCAACCAGGTCGACAAGTCCCTGCAGACCACCCGCCGCTTCGACGCGCTCAAGCTGTGGATGACGCTGCGGGTGATGGGCGCCGACGGCATCGGTGAACTCTTCGACGAGGTCTGCGACCTGGCGCGGGAGGGCTGGCGGCTGCTGGCCGCCGACCCGCGCTTCGACGTGGTGGTGGAGCCCTCGCTGTCCACCCTGGTCTTCCGGTTCGTCCCGGCCGCCGTGACCGGCCCGGCCGAGATCGACCGCGCCAACCTGTACGCCCGCAAGGCACTGTTCGCCTCCGGTGACGCCGTCGTGGCGGGCACCAAGGTCGGCGGACGCCACTACCTGAAGTTCACCCTGCTCAACCCCGAGACGACGGCCGACGACATCGCCGCCGTCCTCGATCTGATCGCCGGCCATGCCGAGCAGTACCTGGGAGACTCCCTTGACCGCGCTTCCTGA
- a CDS encoding siderophore-interacting protein: protein MTTAVAAPFRFFSLQVVRTERLGPSLVRVSFAGPDLEAFASDGMDQSLSLFLPHPGQAEPAVPFERGDGWWEGWRELPEDVRAVMRSYTLRALRRDARGRTTGIDIDFVLHGVEPGAEVPAGPASRWASRAAAGDRVVLLGPAVADNRAIRFRPPADADLIVLWADETALPAASAVLESLPAGTRVRAWLEVQHGEDVQDLSFAADAEITWLVRDSGSPLAVDAVRAARMPSAERPYAWIAGESGCVKEMRRHLVRERGIDRRRVTFVGYWRRGLTEEQLREEE, encoded by the coding sequence ATGACGACGGCCGTGGCCGCCCCGTTCCGTTTCTTCTCCCTCCAGGTCGTACGGACGGAGCGGCTCGGCCCGTCGCTGGTCCGGGTCTCCTTCGCGGGCCCCGACCTGGAGGCGTTCGCCTCCGACGGCATGGACCAGAGCCTCTCGCTCTTCCTTCCGCACCCCGGCCAGGCCGAGCCGGCCGTCCCCTTCGAAAGGGGCGACGGGTGGTGGGAGGGCTGGCGCGAACTCCCCGAGGACGTGCGGGCGGTGATGCGCTCGTACACGCTGCGGGCGCTGCGCCGCGACGCGCGGGGCCGTACCACCGGGATCGACATCGACTTCGTGCTGCACGGGGTCGAGCCCGGCGCCGAGGTCCCGGCCGGTCCGGCGTCCCGGTGGGCCTCCCGGGCGGCGGCGGGTGACCGCGTCGTCCTGCTCGGCCCGGCCGTCGCGGACAACCGGGCGATCCGCTTCCGGCCGCCGGCCGACGCCGACCTGATCGTGCTGTGGGCGGACGAGACCGCGCTGCCGGCCGCGTCCGCCGTGCTGGAGTCGCTGCCGGCCGGCACCCGGGTCCGGGCCTGGCTGGAGGTCCAGCACGGCGAGGACGTCCAGGACCTGTCCTTCGCCGCCGACGCGGAGATCACCTGGCTCGTGCGCGACAGCGGCTCCCCCCTGGCCGTCGACGCGGTACGGGCCGCCCGGATGCCGTCCGCCGAGCGGCCGTACGCCTGGATCGCGGGCGAGTCCGGGTGCGTCAAGGAGATGCGCCGTCACCTCGTGCGCGAGCGCGGGATCGACCGCAGGCGGGTCACCTTCGTGGGCTACTGGCGGCGCGGACTGACGGAGGAACAGCTGCGCGAGGAGGAGTAG
- a CDS encoding ABC transporter substrate-binding protein, which translates to MPNARATHLSRRGILAAGGALGLGAVLAACGDDDAKSGGSDSTTAADARSKSGPWTFKDDRGTTVKLDKAPANIVAFTGVAAALHDYGIEVKGVFGPTTTKDGKADVQAGDMDVSKLTVLGNEWGQFNIEKYAALAPDVLISTMFDAAGTLWYVPEESKDKILKLAPSVGVSVYDRQMPQSLERMYALAESLGADMKSATTVAAKKKFEAAAERLRKAAKARPEIKVLAGSASQDIFYVSGSNLSIDLEYFKALGVNIVEPSAKALKASGGWFENLSWENVDKYPADIIIMDDRTATIQPADITEATWKKLPAVKAGQVIARTPEAILSYDKCTPIIERLAEAIEKARKVA; encoded by the coding sequence ATGCCCAACGCCCGTGCCACCCACCTCTCCCGCCGCGGCATCCTCGCCGCCGGCGGCGCCCTCGGCCTCGGTGCCGTCCTCGCCGCCTGTGGCGACGACGACGCGAAAAGCGGTGGCTCGGACTCGACGACGGCCGCCGACGCCCGGTCCAAGTCCGGCCCCTGGACGTTCAAGGACGACCGCGGCACCACCGTCAAACTCGACAAGGCGCCGGCGAACATCGTGGCCTTCACGGGTGTCGCCGCCGCGCTCCACGACTACGGCATCGAGGTCAAGGGCGTCTTCGGCCCGACCACGACCAAGGACGGCAAGGCCGATGTCCAGGCAGGCGACATGGACGTCAGCAAGCTGACCGTGCTGGGCAACGAGTGGGGGCAGTTCAACATCGAGAAGTACGCGGCCCTCGCGCCGGACGTGCTGATCTCCACGATGTTCGACGCCGCGGGCACCCTCTGGTACGTCCCCGAGGAGTCCAAGGACAAGATCCTCAAGCTCGCTCCGAGCGTCGGCGTCTCCGTCTACGACCGCCAGATGCCGCAGTCCCTGGAGCGCATGTACGCGCTGGCCGAGTCGCTCGGCGCGGACATGAAGTCCGCCACGACAGTGGCGGCGAAGAAGAAGTTCGAGGCGGCCGCCGAGCGGCTGCGCAAGGCCGCCAAGGCCCGCCCGGAGATCAAGGTCCTGGCCGGCTCCGCGAGCCAGGACATCTTCTACGTCTCCGGCTCCAACCTCTCCATCGACCTGGAGTACTTCAAGGCGCTCGGCGTGAACATCGTCGAGCCCTCCGCCAAGGCCCTGAAGGCCAGCGGTGGCTGGTTCGAGAACCTGAGCTGGGAGAACGTCGACAAGTACCCGGCCGACATCATCATCATGGACGACCGCACCGCGACCATCCAGCCGGCCGACATCACCGAGGCCACCTGGAAGAAGCTGCCCGCCGTCAAGGCCGGCCAGGTCATCGCCCGGACGCCCGAGGCGATCCTGTCGTACGACAAGTGCACCCCGATCATCGAGCGTCTCGCCGAGGCCATCGAGAAGGCCAGGAAGGTCGCCTGA